The genomic DNA GCGCGGGTGAGGCGCTGGGGTTTCACCCGGAGATAACGCCGCACATACTCGGCGGAGTGGGGATCCGTGCGGAACTGCCAGCCGCCGGACACCTCGTAGAGCACCATGCCGCTGATGCCATCGCGGTGGATGCCGGAGATCTGGTTGAGCGCCTCCTGGATCTTCTCCCGCTCGATGCCCGTGGCCTCGTAGAGCTGGTCCAGGTCCAGGGGCTTGTCCGCCACGAAGAGCACGCTCTCCACCACGGTGCGGATGCGCTCCGGGGACAGGTGGCGGCTCTTCTGGACGAGCTTCTCGAAGGAGGTGTGGAGGTCGGGGACCTCGTCGGCCTCGATGGTGGCCGTCTCCGAGTCCTCCAGCTCATCCGGCTCGCCCGGGCCGGTGACGGCGGCGATCTCCTCCTCGGTGAAGGGGCTGGGGCCGCCCGAGCCGCGCCGCGGCGTGTCCTCGTTCTCCTCCCCGCCGTCCCCGGGGCCTGGGTTACCGGTACTCACTCTCGTCCACCTCCGTGGGCAGCAGCTTCTCCAGCGCGTCGCCGTTGGGCGTGAGGAAGATGTCGGCCAGGGGCTCGTCCTGCCGCACCTGGAGCAACCGCCGCTTCACCATTTCCAGCAGGGCCAGGAAGGTGATGATCACCGCCTGGCGCGTGCGCTTGTCCTCGAACAGGCTCGCGAAGGTGCACGTTCCCTTCTCCTTGAGCTGTCCGGCGATGCGCTGCATGGCCTCCGACAGGCTCACCTTCTCGCGCACCACCTCGTGCTGGAGCTTGGGCACGAGCCGTTCCATCACCCGATCCAACGCCTCGATGAGCTTGAGGACGCTGAACTCCTGCAGCCCCACCTCCTCCTCGGGGATGGGCACCGCCTCCACGGGCACGCGGCGCGGGAAGACGTCCCGGTCGAGCAGATCCTGGCGCGCGAGCTGTTCGGCGGCGTCCTTGTACTTCTGGTACTCGAGCAGCCGGCGCACCAGCTCCTCGCGTGGATCGCCCGCGTCGTCCTGTTGCAGCTCGGCCACCGCGTCCGTGCTCTGCTCGGCGGTGTCCTGCCGAGGCAGGAGCATGCGGCTCTTGAGGTGGGCGAGCGTGGCGGCCATCACCAGGAACTCCCCGGCGATGTCCAGGTCGATCTCCCGCATCCGCTCCAGGTACTCGAGGTACTTCTCCGTCACGAGCGCGAGCGGAATGTCGAAGATGTCGAGCCGGTGCTCCTTGATGAGGTGGAGCAACAGGTCGAGCGGACCCTCGAAATTGGGCAGGGCGATCCTGAAGGCGTCGCCCGGCGTCCGGGTGACGTCCGCCTCGCCATCGAGGGGCTCCTCGATGGAGGGATCGCCGCGGCGTCCGCCTGTGCTCACCAGACGTCCTTCACGGGTTCAGGGAACGCCCACGGCGCGGCGCAAGCGCTGCATGAGACCGGAGGCCTCGGCGCGAGCCCGCTCGGCGCCGTCCTGGAGGATGCGCTCGAGCTCGGCCGGATCGTTCGCCAGCTCGGCGTAGCGCTGGCGCGCCGGCCCGAACGTCTCGAGGTAGGTGGCGAGCAGGAGCTTCTTGTACTCGCCATAACCCTTGCCCCCCGCGCGCCAGGAGGCATCCACCTCGGCGAAGCGGTCCGCGGGCAGCATCAGCTTGAGCAAGTCATAGAGCGGAGCGTTCTCGGTGGGCTTGGGCGCCTCCACGGCCGTGGAGTCCGTCTTGATGCCCATGACGCGCTTCTTGATCTCCTTCTCGTCGCCGAACAGGTCGATCGTGTTGCCGTAGGACTTGGACATCTTCTGTCCATCCACGCCGGGCACCGTGGCGGTGTCCTCCTGCACCCGCGCGGACGGCAGCTTGAGCAGGCCGGGGGCATGCCCCTTCTCCTTGCCCTCGGGATCCTGCGGATCGTAGCCCGGCACGTAGGTGAGGTTGAACTTCACCGCCCAGTCGCGAGCGAACTCGATGTGTTGGATTTGATCCTTGCCCACCGGCACGAAGTCCGGGCTGTAGAGCAGGATGTCCGCGGCCATCAGCACCGGGTAGGCGAAGAGACCGAAGTCCGCGCTGATGCCCTTGGCGAGCTTGTCCTTGTAGCTGGTGGCGCGCTCCAGGTTGGCCACGGGAACCACCGTGCCGAGCAACCAGTACAGCTCCAACACCTCGCGCACGTCGCTCTGGCGGAAGAGCACCGCCTTCTTGGGATCCAGACCCAGCGACAGGTAGGCCATGGCGGCCTCGCGCGTGTAGGTCTCCGCCAGCTTGGCGTCCCTCAGGGTGGTGAGCGAGTGGTAGTTGGCGATGAAGAAGAAGGCATCGCCCTCCTGCTGGAGCTGCACGAACTGACGGATGGCGCCGTAGTAATTGCCGATGTGCAGTCGTCCCGAGGACTGCACTCCCGATAGAATCCGCATGACTCCACGCCTGTACACGAAAGGGGTGACAGCCCTGGTTCGCATACCCAGGCCCACCCTGCAACTTTCCGGCGAGCGCAAGCCGCACTTCCGTTCAGGGTCGCCCGCCCGCTTCCCCAGCGGCGGGGAGGCTTGCGCGTTGGGGCAGTGACAGAAAATGGCCTGTGAATTCAGTGGGTTGAGGACAGGTCCGAACTCGTCTATCCTGGCTTTCCATGGAGCGCTTCAAGGGGAGCCTGGCCAGCTACGGCCTGACGCTGTTGATGCCCGCGTTCTTCGACGCCCTCGGGGTGAGCGGAACGCTGCGGGTGGAGCGGGGAGCCGTGCGCCGGCAGTTCTTCCTGCGCGACGGCTACCTGGTGGGCGAGAGCTCGAGCGATCCCCGGGAGCACCTGGGCCAGGTGCTGGCGCGCCTGCGCATCCTGGACGCGGCGCGGGCGGCGACCGCCTTCGAGGCATCCGAGGCGGCGCGCGTGCCACTGGGCACCTTCCTGGTGGAGCGCGGACTGGTGGAGCGCACCCGCCTGCTGGAGGCCATGGAGCACAAGGCGCGCGAGGCGCTTTTCGACTGTTACGGCTGGCAGTCCGGCGAAGTGGAGTTCATTCCGGGCCTGCCGCCTCCGCCGAACCGAGTGGTGGAACTGCCCCGGTTGGGATTGAAGGAACTGCACCGGGACGCGCGCACGCGGCTGCGTGAATGGACGGTGTTCTGGACGCTCTTCGCGGGTCCAGGCACGACGTTCACCGTGCGGCGGGAGTTCGTGGTGGAGACGGCGGCGGCCGAGGAGCAGCAGTTGCTGCGGCTGGCCGAGCAGGGCCGGACGCTGGGCGAATTGCTCGCGGCGTCCAACGAGGGCGCGGTGCACGCGGCGCGGTGGGTGGTGCGCCTGTACCGCCGGGGCGCGCTGTCTCCCCGCAAGGCCGCCGTCGCGGAAGCGGGCACGGCTCCCGGACTGGCCGAGATGCTCGCGCAGGCGAGGAGCCTGGTGGAAGCGGGCCGCTACGAGGAAGCGGTGGCGGTCGCGGCGCAGGCATTGGAGCGGGCGCCGATTCCCGAGGCCCATGCGCTCTACCGCGAGGCCGAGGTGCGGCTGACGGTGGCGCTGGCGGACGAGGTGCTGGCGTTGGACGGACGGTTGCGCTTCGAGCCCCTGCCCCGCCCTCTTCCGCCGAGCCTGACGGCGGACGATTTGTATCTGCACGCGAAGCTGCGGGGCAGCCGGAGCGTGCGCGAGGTGTTGCGCAACGCGGCCATGGGCGAGCTGGCGGCCTACCGGGCGCTGCGGCGGCTCATGGCGGCGGGCGTCGCGCGGGTGAATACGGAGCAGGAGTCGTCGACGTCGGGCGGGCCCGCGAGGACGAATCCCTACGGGCTGCCCGTGGTCGTGGTCTGAGACTCAGAACCCCGGGGGCCGCTCGTCCGCGACTCCCGAGGCCCGCTCCAGGGCCATGCCCACCCGCCCCAGCGTCCCCTCGTCGAAGAGCCGGCCAATCAACGTGACACCGTGCGGAACGCGGCGCGGAGGCGAGAACGTGGCCAGGGGCCTCGAGGGATCCGGCGCCCAGTCACTCCGGGCCTGCTCCACCTCGACGAAACCCGTCCGCAGGGTCAGCGACGGGTGGCCGGTGTGGTTGCTCACGGTGAGCATCTCCTCGCGCAGCGAGGGCACCAGCAACAGGTCCACCTCCCCCATCACCCGCGCCATCTCCTGGGCCACCTTGCGCCGCAGCCGGTCCGCCTGCACCAGGTCCACCGCCGAGAGGAAGCGTGACTGCCGGAACACGTTCGGCCATGCGTCGGGCACCTGCATCTTCATCATGTCCACGCCATGCCCGAGCGTCAGCTCCTCGAAGGCCGCCGCCGACTCGGCGAAGAGGATGGTCTGGAGCGAGGCGTAGGGCCAGTCCGGCAGCTTCACCTCCACGGGCGTGAGGCCCAGCCGCTTCAACGTCTCGAGCGCGGCCCGGTCCACGTCCGTCGCCGGGCGCTCGTTCATCCACGCCGGGAAATAGCCCACGCGCAGTCCCTTCACGCCCGCGGTGGCGTCGAAGTCGAGCCGCGAGGGCACGCTCGACACATCCCCCGCGTCCGGGCCGGAGAGCGCCGAGAGCACCAACAACGTGTCCTCCACCCCGCGCGTCATGGGGCCCAGCTTGTCGAGCGACCAGCACAGCGTCATCGCCCCGGTGCGTGGCACCCGGCCAAAGGTGGGCCGCAGCCCAGCCACCCCACAGCGCATGGAGGGCGACACGATGCTGCCTCCCGTTTCACTGCCCAGGGCGAAGCCCACGCACCCGGCCGCCACCGCCGCGCCCGGTCCCGCGCTGCTGCCCGAGGCCCCCTCCTCCAGAAGCCAGGGATTCTTCGTCTCGCCTCCGAACCAGATGTCGTTGAGCGCGAGCGCCCCCAGGCTCAGCTTCGCGACGAGCACCGCTCCCGCGCGATGCAACCGCGCCACCACGGCCGCGTCCGTGGCGGGAATGCGATTGCGGAAGGGCTCGGCGCCATAGGTCGTCGCGATGCCCGCCGTGTCGACCAGATCCTTCGCGCCCCAGGGAATGCCATGCAGCGGGCCCCGGTACCTGCCCGCGGCGATCTCCGCGTCCGCGCGCCGGGCCTGCTCGAGCGCCAGTTCCGGGGTGAGCGTGATGACGCACTTGAGCTTCGGATCGAAGCGCTCCAGGCGCTCCAGGTACAGGCGCGTGAGCCGTTCGGACGTGAGGGCGCGAGTCTCCAGCCAGCGCGAGAGCCGGGACACCGGCGCGAAGGCGATGTCCTCGTCCCGCGAGGGCAACGCTCCAGCGGCCGCCTTGCCGCGCACGAAACGGTTCCGAGCCGGTCCCGCCGTTTTCTGACCTGGCAGGAGCGGATCCCACCGCGACGCGGGCGCCAGTTCCGGCTCCAAGGCCACCTGGCGCGGTCCCGTGCGCCGCTCGAGGAGCGGAGCCATCATCCCCCGCCAGTTGCTGGCCGCCTGGGTGCACTCGGCCGGGGTGAGGGAGACCTGCATGAGCTTGCTCGCCTCCGCGAAGGTGGCCGCGTTCACCTCCGGGCCCACCGCCGACGCCGTGCCGAACGCGGGGGGCGCCCCCGGCGGCGAGGGGTCCGTCCCGCTCGCGGTGACCGCGCCCACCAATCCAAATGCCCCCTGGGACAGGAACTGTCTGCGTGATGAACCGGCCATGGAAAATCCTCCGGCCTGGAGTAAAGCGCATTCTTCCCCTCACCCAGGAGTGCGAATCATGTCTCCCTCCCTCTCCATCGCCTCGCGGCGCGCGCCGGCCCTCTCCCTCATGCTGGCCCTGGGCCTCGTCCTCTCGGCGTGTGGCCCCGAGGACGCCGCGTGCGCCGTCGGCGCGGAGCAGTACCGCACGGAGCTCTTCTTCGGCCTGGACCGCGAGAACGCCGAGCCCGTCAGCGAGGCCGAGTTCCAGGACTTCGTCGACACCGCCGTCACGCCTCGCTTCAAGGACGGGCTGACCCTGTTCGACGCCAATGGCCAGTACCTCATGGACAACGGCGACCTCGTCCACGAGAACAGCAAGGTCATCGTGCTGCTGCACGACGGCGGCGCCGCGCGCTCGGCGGACATCAACACCATCCGCGAGGAGTACAAGCAGCGCTTCAGCCAGGAGTCGGTGCTCCGCATCGACTCCACCTCCTGCGTCGCCTTCGACTGAGCCTCCGCCCGGCCTGTCCACCCCCGGACAACGAGAGAGGGAGAGCAGGCGGGCAGGAAGGGGGTCTTTGCCTCCGCTCGGAGCACGACACACCCTGATGCGGTGGTGGGCGAGTGAACGCGGGAGGGACACACCGTGGCGGGGAGCGATTCGTCGGGAGGACAACCTTCGCAAGTCACTCTCAAGACGGCCTTCACGGTGTGCTTCGCCGTGGTCCTGGTGGCGACGCTGGTGGTGCTGATCATCAAGGCGGAGGTCGCCCTCATCCTGACGGGCCTCGCCGCCCTCCTCGCCGTGGCGCTCAACCACCTGGTCGCCCTGTTGATGAAGCGCGCGAGGCTCCGGCGAGGGCCCGCCATCGCCGTGGTGCTCCTCGTGTTGCTCGTCGCCGCGTCCGCCCTGGGACTCATCGTGGTGCCAGCCGCCATCAACCAGGGACAGTCACTGGTCAACCAGGTGCCCGAGCTGACGGAGAAGATCCGCGCCTCGCGCGTCTTTCAGTTGCTCGATCAGCGCTTCCACGTCCTGCAGCAGCTCCAACGCCAGAGCGACAACCCCACGGAGCTGGCCTCGGGCGCGCTGGCCGTGAGCGCCTTCCATGCCGTCACGGGCGTCTTCAGTGTGCTGGGCGCGTTCGCCACCATCCTCTTCCTGATGGTGTTCATGCTGGCCTTTGGACCGGAACTGGTGAAACGCCTCCTGGCACAGACCCTGCCCGAGCGCCGGCCCCGCTACGAGGGCGTGGTGAGCAAGGTGTACAGCGCGACCGGCGGCTACCTGAGCGGCCTCATCCTCATCTGCACCATCAACGCCACCCTCGCCTCCACCTGCCTGGCGCTGCTCGGCATGCCCTTCTTCCTGCCCCTGGGCATCGCGAGCGGCTTCTCCAGCCTGGTGCCCTACGCGGGCCCCATCGTGGCGGGAGGCTTCGTCACCCTGCTCACGCTCACCACGGTGGGGGCCTGGAAGGCGCTGGCGGTGTTCACCTACTTCATGATGTACGGATTGCTCGAGGGCAACGTGCTCGCGCCGCTCGTCTTCCGGCGCACGGTGCATGTCAACCCCCTGCTCACCCTGTTCGCGGTCGTCTTCTTCGGGGAGTTGGCCGGCATCATCGGCGCGGTGCTCGCGGTGCCGCTCATGGCGACCGCGCAGATCATCGTGCGTGAGCTGCTACTCATCCGCCGCGAGAAGCTGGGCGATCGGGTGCCCGTGCCCTGAAGCGGGCGGGGGTCCGGGAGCGGTGTGCGCCACCCCCGGACCCTTCCTCCACCTCGCCCTACCCGGTCAGGCGGGTTACTTCTTGCACGACGGGCTGCCGATGGCGGTGCCAC from Melittangium boletus DSM 14713 includes the following:
- the scpB gene encoding SMC-Scp complex subunit ScpB, with amino-acid sequence MSTGNPGPGDGGEENEDTPRRGSGGPSPFTEEEIAAVTGPGEPDELEDSETATIEADEVPDLHTSFEKLVQKSRHLSPERIRTVVESVLFVADKPLDLDQLYEATGIEREKIQEALNQISGIHRDGISGMVLYEVSGGWQFRTDPHSAEYVRRYLRVKPQRLTRAAVETLAIIAYRQPVTRPEVEDIRGVDCGAVIKALLDRKLIKILGKKEEVGRPMLYGTSREFLEFFALKDLSALPTLREFHELTQEHQEIVEKERPAVPGASGTVEALADPEFQKRMDKSVAASEAALEELEEAMNAADMTQRAAASLLNPTPPPTEGEPGSEPG
- a CDS encoding DUF4388 domain-containing protein; translated protein: MERFKGSLASYGLTLLMPAFFDALGVSGTLRVERGAVRRQFFLRDGYLVGESSSDPREHLGQVLARLRILDAARAATAFEASEAARVPLGTFLVERGLVERTRLLEAMEHKAREALFDCYGWQSGEVEFIPGLPPPPNRVVELPRLGLKELHRDARTRLREWTVFWTLFAGPGTTFTVRREFVVETAAAEEQQLLRLAEQGRTLGELLAASNEGAVHAARWVVRLYRRGALSPRKAAVAEAGTAPGLAEMLAQARSLVEAGRYEEAVAVAAQALERAPIPEAHALYREAEVRLTVALADEVLALDGRLRFEPLPRPLPPSLTADDLYLHAKLRGSRSVREVLRNAAMGELAAYRALRRLMAAGVARVNTEQESSTSGGPARTNPYGLPVVVV
- a CDS encoding AI-2E family transporter, giving the protein MAGSDSSGGQPSQVTLKTAFTVCFAVVLVATLVVLIIKAEVALILTGLAALLAVALNHLVALLMKRARLRRGPAIAVVLLVLLVAASALGLIVVPAAINQGQSLVNQVPELTEKIRASRVFQLLDQRFHVLQQLQRQSDNPTELASGALAVSAFHAVTGVFSVLGAFATILFLMVFMLAFGPELVKRLLAQTLPERRPRYEGVVSKVYSATGGYLSGLILICTINATLASTCLALLGMPFFLPLGIASGFSSLVPYAGPIVAGGFVTLLTLTTVGAWKALAVFTYFMMYGLLEGNVLAPLVFRRTVHVNPLLTLFAVVFFGELAGIIGAVLAVPLMATAQIIVRELLLIRREKLGDRVPVP
- a CDS encoding segregation and condensation protein A, encoding MSTGGRRGDPSIEEPLDGEADVTRTPGDAFRIALPNFEGPLDLLLHLIKEHRLDIFDIPLALVTEKYLEYLERMREIDLDIAGEFLVMAATLAHLKSRMLLPRQDTAEQSTDAVAELQQDDAGDPREELVRRLLEYQKYKDAAEQLARQDLLDRDVFPRRVPVEAVPIPEEEVGLQEFSVLKLIEALDRVMERLVPKLQHEVVREKVSLSEAMQRIAGQLKEKGTCTFASLFEDKRTRQAVIITFLALLEMVKRRLLQVRQDEPLADIFLTPNGDALEKLLPTEVDESEYR
- a CDS encoding amidase, whose amino-acid sequence is MAGSSRRQFLSQGAFGLVGAVTASGTDPSPPGAPPAFGTASAVGPEVNAATFAEASKLMQVSLTPAECTQAASNWRGMMAPLLERRTGPRQVALEPELAPASRWDPLLPGQKTAGPARNRFVRGKAAAGALPSRDEDIAFAPVSRLSRWLETRALTSERLTRLYLERLERFDPKLKCVITLTPELALEQARRADAEIAAGRYRGPLHGIPWGAKDLVDTAGIATTYGAEPFRNRIPATDAAVVARLHRAGAVLVAKLSLGALALNDIWFGGETKNPWLLEEGASGSSAGPGAAVAAGCVGFALGSETGGSIVSPSMRCGVAGLRPTFGRVPRTGAMTLCWSLDKLGPMTRGVEDTLLVLSALSGPDAGDVSSVPSRLDFDATAGVKGLRVGYFPAWMNERPATDVDRAALETLKRLGLTPVEVKLPDWPYASLQTILFAESAAAFEELTLGHGVDMMKMQVPDAWPNVFRQSRFLSAVDLVQADRLRRKVAQEMARVMGEVDLLLVPSLREEMLTVSNHTGHPSLTLRTGFVEVEQARSDWAPDPSRPLATFSPPRRVPHGVTLIGRLFDEGTLGRVGMALERASGVADERPPGF
- the trpS gene encoding tryptophan--tRNA ligase translates to MRILSGVQSSGRLHIGNYYGAIRQFVQLQQEGDAFFFIANYHSLTTLRDAKLAETYTREAAMAYLSLGLDPKKAVLFRQSDVREVLELYWLLGTVVPVANLERATSYKDKLAKGISADFGLFAYPVLMAADILLYSPDFVPVGKDQIQHIEFARDWAVKFNLTYVPGYDPQDPEGKEKGHAPGLLKLPSARVQEDTATVPGVDGQKMSKSYGNTIDLFGDEKEIKKRVMGIKTDSTAVEAPKPTENAPLYDLLKLMLPADRFAEVDASWRAGGKGYGEYKKLLLATYLETFGPARQRYAELANDPAELERILQDGAERARAEASGLMQRLRRAVGVP
- a CDS encoding DUF3574 domain-containing protein, translated to MSPSLSIASRRAPALSLMLALGLVLSACGPEDAACAVGAEQYRTELFFGLDRENAEPVSEAEFQDFVDTAVTPRFKDGLTLFDANGQYLMDNGDLVHENSKVIVLLHDGGAARSADINTIREEYKQRFSQESVLRIDSTSCVAFD